Proteins from a genomic interval of Lysobacter arenosi:
- the speG gene encoding spermidine N1-acetyltransferase yields MDTDTRTPPTGVTLRPLERGDLHFVHVLNNNRSVMGYWFEEPYESFVELEELYRKHIHDQSERRFIVEDGAHERVGLVELVEIDHLHRRAEFLIMISPEQQNHGYAREATRLAINYAFRVLNLYKLYLLVDVDNERAIKIYDEAGFRREGVLIDEFFSDGRYHDVVRMCLFQDEALNREPSQVRTAP; encoded by the coding sequence ATGGATACAGACACCCGAACCCCACCGACCGGCGTCACCCTGCGGCCACTGGAGCGTGGCGACCTGCATTTCGTCCATGTGCTCAACAACAACCGCAGCGTGATGGGCTACTGGTTCGAGGAGCCGTACGAATCGTTCGTCGAGCTTGAGGAGCTGTACCGCAAGCACATCCACGATCAGTCCGAACGCCGCTTCATCGTCGAGGATGGCGCGCATGAACGCGTCGGCCTGGTCGAACTGGTCGAGATCGACCACCTGCACCGCCGTGCCGAGTTCCTGATCATGATCTCGCCCGAGCAGCAGAACCACGGCTATGCACGCGAGGCGACGCGGCTGGCGATCAACTACGCCTTTCGCGTGCTGAATCTGTACAAGCTCTATCTGCTGGTCGACGTCGACAACGAGCGCGCGATCAAAATCTACGACGAAGCAGGCTTCCGCCGCGAGGGCGTGCTGATCGACGAGTTCTTCAGCGACGGCCGCTACCACGACGTGGTGCGGATGTGCCTGTTCCAGGACGAGGCACTGAATCGCGAACCCAGTCAGGTGCGAACCGCGCCATGA
- a CDS encoding sensor domain-containing protein produces the protein MNAFNSSTAGLPSTIPEYLEHLRRSLAGADPALVQDALYDAEEYLRSELAENPGKSEADVIVAVASSYGAPDEVADIYRDTEVKVQTALRPPAPPPRKSLLGQFFGVIAEPRTYGALFYMLLSLATGIFYFTWVVTGISLSAGLGVLIIGIPFVILYFGSVKMLSLVEGRIVETMLGERMPRRPLYGTRGQPLLERIKDLFIDPRTWATQLYFLMMLPLGILYFVVTVAGLTVSLSMIAAPIALLLGFGSHLYVDDIMVFGAAEPWLWPLTIVGGVLLLFATMHLVRLFGQMHGLLAKHMLVKTAQYN, from the coding sequence ATGAACGCGTTCAACTCCAGCACTGCCGGCCTGCCGAGCACCATCCCCGAATACCTGGAACACCTGCGTCGCTCACTGGCCGGCGCCGATCCGGCGCTGGTGCAGGACGCGCTGTACGACGCCGAGGAATACCTGCGCTCGGAACTGGCGGAGAACCCCGGCAAGTCCGAGGCCGATGTCATCGTCGCCGTCGCCAGCAGTTACGGCGCCCCGGACGAAGTTGCCGACATCTACCGCGACACCGAGGTCAAGGTGCAGACCGCGCTGCGCCCGCCGGCGCCGCCGCCGCGCAAGTCGCTGCTTGGCCAGTTCTTCGGCGTGATCGCCGAGCCGCGCACGTACGGCGCGCTGTTCTACATGCTGCTGTCGCTGGCCACCGGCATCTTCTATTTCACCTGGGTGGTCACGGGCATCTCGCTGTCGGCCGGCCTGGGCGTGCTGATCATCGGCATTCCGTTCGTAATCCTGTACTTCGGCTCGGTGAAGATGCTGTCGCTGGTCGAGGGCCGCATCGTCGAGACCATGCTCGGCGAGCGCATGCCGCGCCGGCCGCTCTACGGCACCCGCGGGCAGCCGTTGCTGGAGCGCATCAAGGACCTCTTCATCGATCCGCGCACCTGGGCCACGCAGCTCTACTTCCTGATGATGCTGCCGCTGGGCATCCTCTACTTCGTCGTGACCGTAGCCGGACTGACGGTATCGCTGTCGATGATCGCGGCGCCGATCGCGCTGCTGCTCGGGTTTGGCTCGCACCTGTATGTCGACGACATCATGGTGTTCGGCGCGGCCGAGCCGTGGCTGTGGCCGCTGACGATAGTGGGCGGCGTGCTGCTGCTGTTCGCGACGATGCACCTGGTGCGCCTGTTCGGCCAGATGCACGGGTTGCTGGCCAAGCACATGCTGGTCAAGACGGCGCAGTACAACTGA
- a CDS encoding alkaline phosphatase, translated as MSRLPHACFALAATLLASACTSQGVRPASAGTALAVDVPVIAHPKDETPAWWFRDGAAQAAQRGAMSGKAKNVILFVGDGMSLTTVAAARILDGQRKGGPGEDNRLSWERFPATALSKTYNTDSQTPDSAGTMSAMATGVKTRAGVLSIGQQAARRNCAEALQAPILTLWELAASQGLGTGVVTTTRVTHATPGATFTHSAERNWENDVDLPDEAKAAGCIDIARQLVETPYGNGPDVLMGGGRGEFMTAQQSDPEYDDKVGQRLDGRDLIAQWKQRHPDGTYVWNAQQFAAAPKQGPLLGLFEYDHMQFSHDRPKDGAGEPTLAEMTRAAITRLQHNSNGYVLLVEGGRIDHANHYGNAYRALTDTIALSEAVQAAAEATSADDTLILVTADHSHTLSFVGYPVRGNPILGKVRGASGEEGENGDYAIDALGLPYATLSYSNGPGYVGASAQQAEGPKKFLHSVSGVQIPKRGRPDLRNVDTQDPDYLQEALMPMSAESHGGDDVGIWARGPGSEAVRGSVEQNTIFHFMLQAMPKLRDGLCKAGDCDGNGVPVTLPDPAKFR; from the coding sequence ATGTCCCGACTGCCGCACGCTTGCTTTGCCCTCGCCGCCACCCTGCTGGCCAGCGCCTGCACCAGCCAGGGCGTGCGCCCGGCCTCTGCAGGCACCGCGCTGGCTGTCGACGTGCCCGTCATCGCGCACCCGAAGGATGAGACGCCTGCCTGGTGGTTCCGCGACGGCGCAGCACAGGCCGCACAGCGTGGCGCCATGTCGGGCAAGGCGAAGAACGTGATCCTGTTCGTCGGCGACGGCATGAGCCTGACCACGGTTGCCGCCGCGCGCATCCTCGACGGCCAGCGCAAGGGCGGCCCCGGCGAGGACAACCGGCTGAGCTGGGAGCGCTTCCCCGCCACCGCGTTGAGCAAGACCTACAACACCGACTCGCAGACGCCCGACTCGGCCGGCACCATGAGTGCCATGGCCACCGGCGTGAAGACGCGCGCCGGCGTGCTCAGCATCGGCCAGCAGGCGGCGCGCCGGAATTGCGCGGAAGCCCTGCAGGCACCGATCCTGACGTTGTGGGAACTGGCCGCGAGCCAGGGCCTGGGTACCGGCGTGGTCACCACCACCCGCGTCACCCACGCCACGCCGGGCGCGACCTTTACCCACTCGGCCGAAAGAAACTGGGAAAACGACGTCGATCTGCCCGACGAGGCGAAGGCTGCCGGCTGCATCGACATCGCGCGCCAGCTGGTCGAAACGCCGTACGGCAACGGACCGGACGTGCTGATGGGCGGCGGCCGCGGCGAGTTCATGACTGCCCAGCAGTCCGATCCGGAGTACGACGACAAGGTTGGCCAGCGCCTCGACGGCCGCGACCTGATCGCGCAGTGGAAGCAGCGCCATCCCGACGGCACCTATGTCTGGAATGCGCAGCAGTTCGCCGCCGCGCCGAAGCAGGGTCCGCTGCTTGGACTGTTCGAGTACGACCACATGCAGTTCTCGCACGACCGCCCGAAGGACGGCGCCGGCGAGCCGACGCTGGCGGAGATGACCCGCGCCGCGATCACGCGCCTGCAGCACAACAGCAACGGTTACGTGCTGCTGGTCGAAGGCGGCCGCATCGACCACGCCAACCACTACGGCAATGCCTATCGCGCGCTCACCGACACCATTGCCCTGAGCGAAGCGGTGCAAGCTGCGGCTGAGGCAACGTCGGCCGACGACACGCTGATCCTGGTCACGGCCGACCACTCGCACACGCTGAGCTTCGTCGGCTACCCGGTGCGCGGCAATCCGATCCTCGGCAAGGTCCGTGGCGCAAGCGGCGAGGAAGGCGAGAACGGCGACTACGCCATCGACGCACTCGGCCTGCCTTACGCCACGTTGAGCTACAGCAATGGTCCCGGCTATGTCGGCGCGAGCGCGCAGCAGGCCGAGGGCCCGAAGAAATTCCTGCACTCGGTCAGCGGCGTGCAGATCCCCAAGCGCGGCCGCCCCGACCTGCGCAATGTCGACACCCAGGACCCGGACTACCTGCAGGAAGCGCTGATGCCGATGAGCGCCGAATCGCACGGCGGCGATGACGTCGGCATCTGGGCACGCGGCCCTGGCAGCGAGGCGGTGCGCGGCAGCGTCGAGCAGAACACGATCTTCCACTTCATGCTGCAGGCGATGCCGAAGCTGCGCGACGGCCTGTGCAAGGCCGGCGACTGCGACGGCAACGGCGTGCCGGTGACGCTGCCGGACCCGGCGAAGTTCCGCTGA
- a CDS encoding polyhydroxyalkanoate depolymerase has product MLYQMHELGRAWMAPMTYWAEASAKIFGANGGWLSSLPGAAQAAAGYELMYRIGKDYEKPEFGIHSVDIDGVAYPVVEREMLRKPFCRLLRFKRYADDAGNLRDLKDDPPVLVVAPLSGHHATLLRDTVRTLLRDHKVYITDWVDARMVPTSDGEFSLDDYVAYVEEFIRHIGAKSLHVISVCQPTVPVLAAVSLMAARSEDTPRSLVMMGGPIDTRQNPTKVNDLATDKPLAWFENNLIHHVPQNYPGHGRRVYPGFLQHVGFVAMNPERHFTSHWDFYQDLVKGDLDDAAAHRRFYDEYNAVLDMPAEYYLQTVRIVFQEHLLPRGLWEVRGERVDPSRIHGTALLTIEGELDDISGQGQTRAAHTLCTGVSEADREHLTVKGAGHYGIFSGRRWRTQVYPQVRDFIARYAGSAEIPVESTVDAPAKP; this is encoded by the coding sequence ATGCTCTATCAGATGCACGAGCTTGGGCGCGCCTGGATGGCCCCGATGACGTACTGGGCCGAAGCCAGCGCCAAGATCTTCGGTGCCAACGGCGGATGGTTGTCGTCGTTGCCGGGCGCGGCGCAGGCCGCCGCCGGCTACGAACTGATGTACCGGATCGGCAAGGACTACGAGAAGCCCGAGTTCGGCATCCACTCGGTCGACATCGACGGCGTGGCCTACCCCGTCGTCGAGCGCGAGATGCTGCGCAAGCCGTTCTGCCGGCTGCTGCGCTTCAAGCGCTACGCCGACGATGCCGGCAATCTGCGCGATCTCAAGGACGACCCGCCGGTGCTGGTTGTCGCGCCGCTGTCGGGCCACCACGCCACGCTGCTGCGCGATACCGTGCGCACGCTGCTGCGCGACCACAAGGTCTACATCACCGACTGGGTCGATGCGCGCATGGTGCCGACCAGCGACGGCGAGTTCTCGCTCGACGACTACGTCGCGTACGTCGAGGAATTCATCCGCCACATCGGCGCCAAGTCGCTGCATGTGATCAGCGTCTGCCAGCCGACCGTGCCGGTGCTGGCCGCGGTGTCGCTGATGGCCGCGCGTAGCGAGGACACGCCGCGTTCGCTGGTGATGATGGGCGGCCCGATCGACACCCGCCAGAACCCGACCAAGGTCAACGACCTGGCCACCGACAAGCCGCTGGCGTGGTTCGAGAACAACCTGATCCACCACGTGCCGCAGAACTATCCGGGGCACGGCCGCCGCGTCTATCCGGGCTTCCTGCAGCACGTCGGCTTCGTGGCGATGAACCCCGAGCGCCACTTCACCTCGCACTGGGACTTCTACCAGGACCTGGTCAAGGGCGACCTCGACGATGCCGCCGCGCATCGCCGCTTCTACGACGAGTACAACGCCGTGCTCGACATGCCGGCCGAGTACTACCTGCAGACGGTGCGCATCGTGTTCCAGGAACACCTGCTGCCGCGGGGCCTGTGGGAGGTGCGTGGCGAGCGCGTCGATCCTTCGCGCATCCACGGCACCGCCCTGCTGACGATCGAAGGTGAGCTGGACGACATCTCCGGCCAGGGCCAGACCCGCGCCGCGCACACGCTGTGCACGGGCGTGTCGGAAGCCGACCGGGAGCACCTGACCGTCAAGGGCGCCGGCCATTACGGCATCTTCAGCGGCCGCCGCTGGCGCACTCAGGTGTATCCGCAGGTACGGGATTTCATCGCCCGTTATGCGGGCTCTGCTGAAATTCCGGTCGAATCGACCGTGGATGCACCGGCCAAGCCTTGA
- the bla gene encoding subclass B3 metallo-beta-lactamase: MPRVSAVASLLLIAIASPAAAAPPRKAEPALPQLKAYETKEEWRQPVPPFRIGDHTWYVGTAGLSALLVKTDAGAVLIDGGMPQAADMILARMRELGVAPSDLKYILHSHAHADHSGPLAAIQRATGARVVSNAESDALLARGGSADLHFGDEIQFPPLRADRLVLDDEVLELGGMRFTVHFTPGHTPGSMSWTWDDTRNRKPLRIAYVDSLSAPGYHLASNPRYPHIVDDYRRSVDAVRALPCDVLITPHPDASGWTPANTSAPHPQPMTCADYATRAAARLDEQLKAEEAKH, translated from the coding sequence ATGCCGCGCGTTTCCGCTGTCGCCTCCCTGCTGCTGATCGCAATCGCCTCGCCTGCGGCCGCAGCGCCGCCGCGGAAAGCGGAACCGGCCTTGCCGCAATTGAAGGCCTATGAAACCAAGGAGGAATGGCGGCAACCGGTGCCACCGTTCCGCATCGGCGACCACACCTGGTACGTCGGCACGGCCGGCCTGAGCGCGTTGCTGGTAAAGACCGACGCCGGCGCCGTGCTGATCGACGGCGGCATGCCGCAGGCCGCGGACATGATCCTGGCGCGCATGCGCGAACTCGGCGTGGCGCCATCGGACCTCAAGTACATCCTGCACAGCCACGCCCACGCCGACCACTCCGGTCCACTTGCCGCGATCCAGCGCGCGACCGGCGCCCGCGTGGTCAGCAATGCCGAATCGGACGCCCTGCTCGCCCGCGGCGGCAGCGCGGACCTGCATTTCGGTGACGAGATCCAGTTTCCGCCGCTGCGCGCCGACCGCCTGGTCCTCGACGACGAGGTGCTGGAACTGGGCGGCATGCGCTTCACCGTGCACTTCACGCCGGGTCATACCCCGGGCAGCATGAGCTGGACCTGGGACGACACGCGCAACCGCAAGCCGTTGCGCATCGCCTACGTCGACAGCCTGTCGGCACCGGGCTATCACCTGGCCAGCAATCCGCGCTACCCGCACATCGTCGACGACTACCGTCGCAGCGTGGATGCCGTGCGCGCGTTGCCCTGCGACGTGCTGATCACGCCACACCCCGACGCCAGCGGCTGGACACCTGCCAACACCAGCGCGCCGCATCCGCAGCCGATGACCTGCGCGGACTACGCAACGCGTGCCGCGGCCCGGCTCGATGAGCAGCTCAAGGCCGAAGAGGCGAAACACTGA
- a CDS encoding CopD family protein — MAYLWTKTAHLVFVMAWMGGVFYLPRILVNLAEAGDDAAVRARLVLMGKRLYRFGHIMFGLAFVLGLTLWLHFKISGGWLHAKLALVAVMLAYFIVSGRWLKGVEAGKALPSSKALRWFNELPVLLLVAIVYLVIAKPF, encoded by the coding sequence ATGGCCTATCTCTGGACCAAGACCGCGCACCTCGTTTTCGTGATGGCCTGGATGGGCGGGGTGTTCTACCTGCCGCGGATCCTGGTCAACCTCGCCGAAGCCGGCGACGACGCGGCCGTGCGCGCGCGCCTGGTGCTGATGGGCAAGCGCCTCTACCGCTTCGGCCACATCATGTTCGGCCTCGCCTTCGTGCTCGGCCTGACGCTGTGGCTGCACTTCAAGATTAGCGGCGGCTGGCTGCATGCCAAGCTCGCGCTGGTCGCGGTGATGCTGGCGTACTTCATCGTCAGCGGGCGCTGGCTCAAGGGCGTGGAAGCAGGCAAGGCGCTGCCTTCGTCGAAGGCGCTGCGCTGGTTCAACGAGCTGCCGGTGCTGCTGCTGGTGGCGATCGTGTACCTGGTGATCGCCAAGCCGTTCTGA
- a CDS encoding peptidylprolyl isomerase: protein MQEILDASAPSDWRVPDPKNTLYLDLDSGQVVIELAPAFAPAHVANIRAMAKNGYWNGMSINRSQDNFVVQWGDPAEEDKDRKPMGRGTKPKLPAEFARKSDGLPFDRLPDADGWAPQVGFSNGFPAGRDPATNTAWMAHCYGAVGAGRDVAADSSNATELYVVTGQSPRQLDRNITLVGRVIKGMELLSVLPRGTGPLGFYEQPSQRTPIRSVRLAADVPKKDRVAIEVLRTDTPLFTDLVESRRNRRDEWYKHMAGHIDLCNVPLPTRAPPPKPVKPATAPKSKAKPKTKKR, encoded by the coding sequence ATGCAGGAAATCCTGGATGCGTCCGCACCGTCGGACTGGCGCGTCCCGGACCCGAAGAACACGCTTTACCTTGATCTCGACAGCGGCCAGGTCGTGATCGAACTGGCGCCGGCATTCGCACCGGCGCACGTGGCAAACATCCGCGCCATGGCCAAGAACGGCTACTGGAACGGGATGAGCATCAACCGTTCGCAGGACAACTTCGTCGTGCAGTGGGGCGACCCGGCCGAGGAAGACAAGGACCGCAAGCCGATGGGCCGCGGCACCAAGCCCAAGCTGCCGGCGGAGTTCGCGCGCAAGTCCGATGGCCTGCCGTTCGATCGCCTGCCCGATGCCGATGGCTGGGCACCGCAGGTCGGCTTCTCCAACGGCTTCCCGGCCGGTCGCGATCCGGCGACCAACACCGCCTGGATGGCGCACTGCTATGGCGCCGTCGGTGCCGGTCGCGATGTCGCCGCCGATTCCAGCAACGCCACCGAGCTGTATGTCGTCACCGGCCAGTCGCCGCGCCAGCTCGATCGCAACATCACCCTCGTCGGTCGCGTGATCAAGGGCATGGAGTTGCTGTCGGTGCTGCCGCGCGGTACCGGCCCGCTGGGCTTCTACGAGCAGCCTTCGCAGCGCACGCCGATCCGCTCGGTGCGCCTGGCCGCCGATGTGCCGAAGAAGGACCGCGTCGCGATCGAAGTGCTGCGCACCGACACGCCGCTGTTCACCGACCTGGTCGAGTCGCGCCGCAACCGCCGCGACGAGTGGTACAAGCACATGGCCGGCCACATCGACCTGTGCAACGTGCCGCTGCCCACGCGCGCACCGCCGCCGAAGCCGGTGAAGCCGGCGACTGCGCCGAAGTCGAAGGCCAAGCCGAAGACGAAGAAGCGCTGA
- a CDS encoding NADPH-dependent FMN reductase, producing the protein MPAAVPRLLAFAGSLRQGSYNRRLIHVLVEGARTAGAEVTLIELRDYSLPVYDGDIEAAGMPDAVRQLQALMASHDGLLISTPEYNGSMPALVKNTLDWISRPTDAGGSGVALFQDKVAGIVSASPGPLGGLRSLLVLRDALAKLGLLVVPQQVAVGQAADKLPDYGILNDDRLRNGVHGVANAVVRHVRATLA; encoded by the coding sequence ATGCCTGCTGCTGTTCCCCGTTTGCTCGCCTTTGCCGGAAGCCTGCGCCAGGGCTCCTACAACCGGCGCCTGATCCATGTCCTGGTCGAGGGCGCGCGCACTGCCGGGGCGGAGGTGACGCTGATCGAGCTGCGCGACTATTCGCTGCCGGTCTACGACGGCGACATCGAGGCGGCGGGCATGCCCGATGCGGTGCGTCAGTTGCAGGCGCTGATGGCCAGCCACGACGGGCTGCTGATCAGCACGCCGGAGTACAACGGTTCGATGCCGGCGCTGGTGAAGAACACGCTCGACTGGATCTCGCGGCCGACCGACGCCGGCGGGTCCGGTGTCGCGTTGTTCCAGGACAAGGTCGCCGGCATCGTGTCGGCGTCGCCCGGTCCGCTCGGCGGACTGCGTTCTCTGCTGGTGTTGCGTGATGCGCTTGCAAAACTTGGCCTGCTGGTGGTGCCGCAGCAGGTCGCCGTTGGTCAGGCCGCCGACAAGCTGCCCGATTACGGCATCCTCAACGACGATCGACTCAGGAACGGTGTGC
- a CDS encoding dicarboxylate/amino acid:cation symporter, with product MKVVSAWLRIPFWQRVLAGFVLGALAGWLFGHSAETWFGPLGTIYVNGIKMIAVPLVFFAVMNAISSLHGQKSVAALGGRTFVWFAITAALAVGVGLSVGWLLQPGHGLAGLTVAPDYTVREVPSATQVLLDVIPTNPFKALSDGKILQVIVFAGLVGFALVKLGERTATLRKLAAEASDTMVQVTRFVLELTPLGTFGLIASLVGAYGFEKLLPLGTFVFALYLACALHIVFVYGSLLLVHGLNPLKFFRGAAPGMQVAFVASSSFAAMPAAIRSVTHNLGVDKDYAAFAVPLGASIKMDGCGAIYPALTSLFVAQYFGLHLEPGQYFTILIASVLGSFGTAGVPGTAIVMVTLVLSAAGLPLEGIGYLVAIDRVLDMMRTMTNVTGQMLVPVLVAKETGMLDREVYEAASSNLGIAEGERAEIGRI from the coding sequence ATGAAGGTGGTTTCGGCCTGGCTCCGCATCCCGTTCTGGCAGCGCGTGCTGGCCGGATTCGTGCTGGGTGCGCTCGCCGGCTGGCTGTTCGGCCATTCCGCCGAAACCTGGTTCGGCCCGCTCGGCACGATCTACGTCAACGGCATCAAGATGATCGCGGTGCCGCTGGTGTTCTTCGCGGTGATGAACGCCATCAGCAGCCTGCACGGTCAGAAGTCCGTCGCCGCGCTGGGCGGGCGCACGTTCGTCTGGTTCGCGATCACCGCGGCATTGGCGGTCGGCGTCGGCCTTTCGGTCGGCTGGTTGCTGCAACCCGGTCACGGCCTGGCCGGGCTGACGGTGGCGCCGGACTACACCGTGCGCGAAGTGCCGTCGGCGACGCAGGTGCTGCTCGACGTCATCCCGACCAATCCGTTCAAGGCGTTGAGCGACGGCAAGATCCTGCAGGTGATCGTGTTCGCCGGCCTGGTCGGCTTCGCCCTGGTCAAGCTCGGCGAGCGCACCGCGACCCTGCGCAAGCTCGCCGCCGAGGCCAGCGACACGATGGTGCAGGTCACCCGCTTCGTGCTCGAGCTGACCCCGCTGGGCACGTTCGGCCTGATCGCTTCGCTGGTCGGCGCTTACGGTTTCGAAAAGCTGCTGCCGCTGGGCACGTTCGTGTTCGCGCTGTACCTGGCGTGCGCGCTGCACATCGTCTTCGTCTACGGCAGCCTGCTGCTGGTGCATGGGCTCAACCCGCTGAAGTTCTTCCGCGGCGCGGCGCCGGGCATGCAGGTGGCGTTCGTGGCATCGTCGAGCTTCGCGGCGATGCCGGCGGCAATCCGCTCGGTGACGCACAACCTGGGCGTCGACAAGGACTACGCCGCATTCGCCGTGCCGCTGGGCGCGAGCATCAAGATGGACGGCTGCGGTGCGATCTATCCGGCGCTGACGTCGTTGTTCGTCGCGCAGTATTTCGGCCTGCACCTGGAACCGGGCCAGTACTTCACCATCCTCATCGCTTCGGTGCTGGGCAGCTTCGGCACCGCCGGCGTGCCGGGCACGGCGATCGTGATGGTGACCCTGGTGCTGTCGGCGGCCGGCCTGCCGCTGGAAGGCATCGGTTACCTGGTCGCGATCGACCGCGTGCTCGACATGATGCGCACGATGACCAACGTCACCGGACAGATGCTGGTGCCGGTGCTGGTGGCCAAGGAGACCGGCATGCTCGACCGCGAGGTCTACGAGGCCGCTTCGAGCAACCTGGGCATCGCCGAGGGCGAGCGGGCCGAGATCGGGCGTATTTGA
- a CDS encoding NUDIX hydrolase: protein MPYTPIVATLGYVLSPDGSHVLMVHRNARPDDHQLGKYNGLGGKLEPLEDVVAGMRREIHEEAGIDCEELQLRGTISWPGFGKHGEDWLGFVFVITRFSGTPHASNPEGTLEWVPLDRLDELPMWEGDRNFLPLVFDDDARSFHGVMPYRDGRMVSWSYSRV from the coding sequence ATGCCGTACACGCCGATCGTGGCCACCCTGGGCTACGTCCTCTCGCCCGACGGAAGTCATGTGCTGATGGTCCATCGCAATGCGCGCCCGGACGATCACCAGCTAGGCAAGTACAACGGCCTGGGCGGCAAACTCGAACCGCTCGAGGATGTCGTCGCCGGCATGCGCCGCGAGATCCACGAAGAGGCCGGCATCGACTGCGAGGAACTGCAACTGCGCGGCACGATCAGCTGGCCCGGATTCGGCAAGCACGGCGAGGATTGGCTGGGCTTCGTGTTTGTGATCACCCGCTTCAGCGGCACGCCGCACGCGAGCAACCCGGAAGGCACGCTGGAATGGGTGCCGCTGGACCGGCTGGACGAACTGCCGATGTGGGAAGGCGACCGCAACTTCCTGCCGCTGGTGTTCGATGACGATGCACGCTCGTTCCATGGCGTGATGCCTTACCGCGATGGCCGCATGGTGTCGTGGTCGTATTCGCGGGTCTGA
- a CDS encoding PadR family transcriptional regulator, with protein MTDLDSQLRKFQKELSAGTVSLVLLAVLAAASEPMYGYQIAKRLERTGEGVLSGKQSALYPVLRNLGAAGLLDSHVEPSMSGPPRRYYQITEAGRAVLHEWITAWRATRDSVDTVLEGPDK; from the coding sequence ATGACCGACCTCGACAGCCAGCTGCGCAAATTCCAGAAGGAGCTCAGTGCCGGCACCGTGTCGCTGGTGCTGCTGGCGGTCCTGGCCGCGGCGAGCGAGCCGATGTACGGCTACCAGATCGCCAAGCGCCTGGAGCGGACCGGGGAGGGCGTGCTCAGCGGCAAGCAGAGCGCGCTGTATCCGGTGCTGCGCAACCTCGGTGCTGCCGGCCTGCTCGACAGTCACGTCGAACCGTCGATGTCGGGTCCGCCGCGTCGTTACTACCAGATCACCGAAGCCGGCCGTGCGGTCCTGCACGAATGGATCACCGCCTGGCGCGCCACCCGTGATTCCGTCGATACCGTCCTTGAAGGACCTGACAAATGA
- a CDS encoding zf-TFIIB domain-containing protein produces MDCPVCRDVKLAMTDRQGIEIDYCPQCRGVWLDRGELDKLIERATADGSRQPAQRPQHGPPPSPYQSRDSHGGYSEHRHKKKKNLLGELFDF; encoded by the coding sequence ATGGATTGTCCTGTCTGCCGCGACGTGAAACTGGCGATGACCGATCGCCAGGGCATCGAGATCGATTACTGCCCGCAATGCCGCGGCGTCTGGCTTGACCGCGGCGAGCTCGACAAGCTCATCGAGCGCGCCACCGCTGACGGCAGCCGTCAGCCGGCGCAGCGACCGCAGCATGGCCCGCCGCCGTCGCCGTACCAGTCGCGCGATTCACACGGCGGCTATTCCGAGCACCGGCACAAGAAGAAGAAAAACCTGCTGGGCGAGCTGTTCGACTTCTGA
- a CDS encoding class I SAM-dependent DNA methyltransferase — MSKQYDQSYFDRWYRKGASKDHAVGSGARLARKVALAVATAEYHLERPIRSVLDIGCGEGAWRAPLLKLRPKLQYLGFDSSEYAIARYGARRNLHLARFSDFQHLRPCPPVDLLVCSDVMHYLDTRELDRGLPALAELCGGVAFLETFTREDETDGDNHEFKQRPARFYRQRFQALGLTALGSHLWLAPALAERLVALEHPG, encoded by the coding sequence ATGAGCAAGCAGTACGACCAGAGCTACTTCGACCGCTGGTACCGCAAGGGCGCCAGCAAGGACCACGCCGTCGGCAGTGGTGCGCGGCTGGCGCGCAAGGTCGCACTGGCCGTGGCCACCGCCGAGTACCACCTGGAGCGGCCGATCCGCAGCGTGCTCGACATCGGTTGCGGCGAAGGCGCCTGGCGCGCACCGCTGCTGAAGCTGCGGCCGAAGCTGCAATACCTGGGTTTCGACAGCAGCGAATATGCGATCGCCCGCTACGGCGCGCGCCGCAACCTGCATCTGGCGCGTTTCAGTGACTTCCAGCACCTGCGTCCGTGCCCGCCGGTGGACCTGCTGGTGTGCAGCGACGTGATGCATTACCTGGACACGCGCGAACTCGATCGCGGCCTGCCGGCATTGGCCGAGCTGTGCGGCGGCGTCGCCTTCCTGGAAACCTTCACCCGCGAAGACGAGACCGACGGCGACAACCACGAGTTCAAGCAGCGGCCGGCGCGCTTCTATCGCCAGCGCTTCCAGGCACTCGGCCTGACCGCACTGGGTTCGCACCTGTGGCTGGCCCCTGCCCTTGCAGAGCGTCTGGTCGCCCTCGAACATCCCGGTTGA